From Chryseobacterium shandongense, the proteins below share one genomic window:
- the fabF gene encoding beta-ketoacyl-ACP synthase II, translating to MKRVVITGLGAVTPLGNNVGEFWENSINGVSGANTITHFDTEKFKVHFACEVKNFDPKVYLTHNEIKRSDLFTQYAMYSTAEALKDSGLELENMDPFDTGVIWGTGQGGMWTFESEVMEFTKGDGTPRFNPFFVPKFIANMASGMISMKFGLQGINYTTISACATGNTALMDAFNYIRLGKAKVIVSGGSEAAITPASVGGFSIMKAMSTRNDDFATASRPYDADRDGFVMGEGAGALILEEYEHAKARGAKIYAELVGAAMTADAYHMTAPHPDGVGAIKAMQLALKEAQINTEDIDYINPHATSTPMGDLVELNGINKLFKGNKNLDISATKSMTGHLLGAAGAAEAILSIKAIETGIIPPTINLHSIDQNIPKDLNIVFGEAKEKAINYALSNAFGFGGHNATLIFKKFS from the coding sequence ATGAAAAGAGTGGTCATTACAGGTCTCGGCGCAGTAACACCGTTGGGAAACAATGTCGGAGAATTCTGGGAAAACAGCATTAACGGAGTTAGCGGAGCCAATACAATTACCCATTTTGACACAGAAAAATTCAAGGTTCATTTTGCCTGTGAAGTAAAAAACTTTGATCCTAAAGTCTATTTAACCCACAACGAAATCAAAAGAAGCGACCTTTTTACACAATATGCGATGTATTCTACAGCAGAAGCACTGAAAGATTCGGGACTTGAGCTGGAAAATATGGATCCATTTGATACCGGCGTGATCTGGGGAACGGGCCAGGGTGGCATGTGGACATTTGAAAGCGAAGTGATGGAATTTACAAAAGGAGATGGCACCCCGAGATTTAATCCTTTTTTCGTTCCGAAATTCATCGCCAATATGGCTTCCGGAATGATTTCTATGAAATTCGGGCTGCAGGGAATTAATTACACAACAATTTCAGCTTGTGCTACCGGAAATACGGCATTAATGGATGCTTTCAATTACATCAGGCTTGGAAAAGCTAAAGTTATTGTAAGCGGTGGTTCTGAAGCAGCCATCACACCGGCTTCCGTGGGAGGATTTTCTATCATGAAGGCAATGTCTACAAGAAATGATGATTTTGCTACCGCAAGCCGACCTTATGATGCGGACAGAGACGGTTTCGTAATGGGAGAAGGCGCAGGTGCTTTAATCCTTGAAGAATATGAACATGCCAAAGCAAGAGGAGCAAAAATTTATGCAGAATTGGTAGGAGCAGCCATGACAGCAGATGCGTACCATATGACAGCACCTCATCCGGACGGTGTAGGAGCCATTAAAGCTATGCAACTTGCATTAAAAGAGGCACAAATTAATACAGAAGATATTGATTATATAAATCCTCACGCAACCTCCACGCCGATGGGAGATTTGGTGGAACTTAACGGAATTAACAAATTATTTAAAGGAAACAAAAACCTGGATATCAGTGCAACAAAATCAATGACCGGCCATTTGCTGGGCGCAGCAGGAGCCGCTGAAGCGATTCTTTCTATTAAAGCCATTGAGACCGGAATTATTCCGCCAACCATTAATCTTCATTCCATTGACCAAAATATTCCTAAGGATCTTAATATTGTTTTTGGAGAAGCCAAGGAGAAAGCCATCAATTATGCACTGAGTAATGCTTTTGGTTTCGGAGGCCATAATGCGACATTAATTTTCAAGAAGTTCTCATAA
- a CDS encoding acetyl-CoA C-acetyltransferase, with product METKKVAIVGYNRIPFARINTAYAEKSNQDLLTAALNGLIDRCNLKGKLLGEVAGGAVIKHISESNLIRESVMETSLDPATPGCDLQQACDTGIEAAIYIGNKIALGQIESGIACGVEAMSNIPFETSSRLRKALLKANKEKSAFGKIKQLLNPKLKDWMPIPYKGQEPKTGLVMGGHTEITAKYYQISREDQDELAFKSHQNMAKAYDEGFFNDMVSPAFGLDKDNNLRRDTSLEKLAQLKPAFDKQTGTLTAGNSTPFTDGASAVLLASEEWAKANNLPVLAYITFAEVAGIEYVENKQNLLLAPVFAADRMLKKAGMNLEDFDYYEIHEAFAAQVLATLKIWENDDVAKKFGLEKALGKIDRNKLNVKGGSLAAAHPFAATGGRIIATLAKLLDEKGSGKGFISICAARGQGVTMILEK from the coding sequence ATGGAAACAAAAAAAGTGGCCATCGTAGGATACAACAGAATCCCTTTTGCCAGAATTAATACTGCTTATGCGGAGAAAAGCAATCAGGATCTGCTGACTGCAGCATTGAACGGACTGATCGACCGCTGCAATCTAAAAGGAAAACTACTGGGAGAAGTTGCCGGAGGCGCGGTTATCAAGCACATTTCCGAGAGCAACCTCATCCGGGAATCGGTGATGGAAACTTCCCTGGATCCTGCTACACCAGGCTGCGACCTTCAACAGGCCTGTGACACCGGGATTGAAGCTGCAATTTATATCGGAAACAAAATTGCTTTAGGCCAGATCGAAAGCGGAATTGCATGTGGTGTTGAAGCAATGAGCAATATTCCATTCGAAACATCTTCCAGATTAAGAAAAGCTTTATTAAAAGCCAATAAAGAAAAATCTGCTTTTGGAAAAATCAAACAGTTATTAAATCCGAAACTCAAAGACTGGATGCCAATCCCTTACAAAGGACAGGAGCCTAAGACCGGCCTCGTTATGGGTGGTCATACGGAAATAACAGCAAAATATTATCAAATATCCCGCGAAGATCAGGATGAACTTGCATTTAAAAGCCATCAGAATATGGCAAAAGCATATGATGAAGGTTTCTTTAACGACATGGTTTCTCCTGCTTTTGGTTTGGATAAAGACAACAATCTTCGGCGAGATACAAGTCTTGAAAAACTGGCACAATTAAAACCGGCGTTTGATAAACAAACCGGAACATTAACAGCGGGAAACTCAACCCCATTTACAGATGGCGCGTCAGCTGTTCTTCTTGCCAGCGAAGAATGGGCAAAGGCAAACAACCTTCCGGTCCTTGCCTATATCACATTTGCTGAAGTAGCAGGAATAGAATATGTTGAAAATAAACAGAATTTATTGCTTGCTCCGGTTTTTGCCGCCGATAGAATGCTGAAAAAAGCAGGCATGAACCTGGAGGATTTTGATTATTATGAAATTCACGAAGCATTTGCCGCACAGGTTTTAGCGACATTAAAAATCTGGGAAAATGATGATGTTGCCAAAAAATTCGGACTTGAAAAGGCATTAGGAAAAATCGACAGGAACAAACTGAACGTAAAAGGTGGAAGTCTTGCTGCCGCACATCCATTTGCCGCAACAGGGGGAAGAATCATTGCAACATTGGCCAAGCTTTTAGATGAAAAAGGAAGCGGAAAAGGATTCATTTCCATCTGTGCTGCCCGCGGCCAGGGTGTTACCATGATATTGGAAAAATAA
- a CDS encoding quinone-dependent dihydroorotate dehydrogenase encodes MYKSLIRPILFKFDPEEVHYFTFSMLKNFGFLTKLFFPKPIENKRLEREVFGLKFKNPVGLAAGFDKNAVLFNELGDLGFGFVEIGTVTPRAQAGNPKKRLFRLIEDGGIINRMGFNNDGLEAAIEKLKGNKGKIIIGGNIGKNTDTAPENYTRDYLECFEGLHPYVDYFVLNVSCPNVGSHAKLEDVDYLRELITEVQKINNTKSVKKPILLKIAPDLNHNQLDEIIELIAETKIDGIVVSNTSVNREGLKTSPEVLAQIGNGGLSGKPIRERSTKMIKYLSDKSNRSFPIIGVGGIHSAKDALEKLDAGATLVQLYTGFIYEGPELINDINKEILKRAGRISR; translated from the coding sequence ATGTACAAATCGCTTATTCGCCCCATTCTTTTCAAATTCGATCCTGAAGAAGTTCATTACTTTACTTTTTCAATGCTGAAAAACTTCGGATTTCTTACCAAATTATTTTTCCCGAAACCTATTGAAAACAAACGTCTGGAAAGAGAAGTGTTCGGATTGAAGTTTAAAAATCCTGTAGGGCTTGCTGCCGGATTCGATAAAAATGCGGTTTTGTTTAATGAACTGGGAGATTTGGGCTTCGGATTTGTGGAAATCGGTACGGTTACACCGAGAGCACAAGCCGGAAATCCTAAGAAAAGGCTTTTCCGTCTGATAGAAGACGGCGGAATCATTAACAGAATGGGTTTCAATAACGATGGTCTTGAAGCGGCTATTGAAAAACTGAAAGGCAATAAAGGTAAAATCATCATTGGCGGAAACATCGGAAAAAATACGGACACCGCGCCGGAAAACTATACACGAGATTATCTGGAGTGTTTTGAGGGTCTTCACCCTTATGTAGATTATTTTGTACTGAATGTAAGCTGCCCGAATGTAGGAAGCCACGCCAAACTGGAAGATGTGGATTACCTTCGGGAACTAATTACAGAAGTTCAAAAAATCAATAATACAAAATCGGTTAAAAAGCCTATTTTACTGAAAATTGCTCCGGATTTGAATCATAATCAGCTAGACGAAATTATTGAACTGATTGCAGAGACAAAAATCGACGGAATTGTAGTTTCCAATACATCGGTTAACAGGGAAGGTTTGAAAACTTCACCGGAAGTGTTGGCGCAGATTGGAAATGGCGGTCTCAGCGGAAAACCTATTCGTGAAAGAAGCACAAAAATGATTAAATATCTTTCCGATAAAAGCAACAGGTCTTTCCCGATTATTGGTGTAGGTGGAATTCACTCTGCTAAAGATGCCCTGGAAAAACTGGATGCAGGAGCCACTTTGGTACAACTTTATACCGGTTTTATCTACGAGGGTCCGGAATTAATCAATGATATTAATAAGGAAATTTTGAAAAGAGCCGGCAGGATTTCGAGATAA
- a CDS encoding OsmC family protein, with amino-acid sequence MRRNATAVWNGNIKEGNGHLTTQSTTLNETQYSFNSRFADGVGTNPEELLAAAHAGCFTMKLSAELSQAGFTPEELKTTSVITLDPSVGKITKSELTLTAKVPGISEEEFQKYAKIAEEGCPVSAAFNFEITLNATLES; translated from the coding sequence ATGAGACGTAACGCAACAGCCGTTTGGAACGGTAACATTAAAGAAGGAAACGGACATTTAACCACACAGAGCACAACATTAAATGAGACTCAGTATTCTTTCAACAGCCGTTTTGCAGACGGAGTGGGAACAAACCCTGAAGAGTTACTGGCAGCAGCACATGCAGGTTGCTTTACCATGAAATTAAGTGCTGAGCTTTCTCAGGCAGGATTTACGCCTGAAGAATTAAAAACAACTTCTGTAATCACCCTTGATCCAAGCGTGGGAAAAATTACAAAGTCAGAGCTTACTTTAACAGCAAAAGTTCCGGGAATCTCAGAAGAAGAGTTTCAGAAATATGCTAAAATAGCAGAAGAAGGATGTCCCGTAAGTGCGGCATTTAATTTTGAAATTACTTTGAATGCTACTTTGGAAAGCTAA
- a CDS encoding helix-turn-helix domain-containing protein: MLKPLIFEDQYKRLGIENFSENNLEIFRGNKYRYDIKAVYIPAGFELSVDFNHFKVTKPSIFFLTNQHVKITKARGNATLLYYNRDFYCIQIHDKEVACDGLLFHNVFEIPFVELDDEENMTIQQLFQNIHYELELKDSSAEEMIRTYVKQIIIRATRNWKKQNLDNESLKIPNNEVDIFRDFSRHLEIHFREKHNVSEYADLLHMAPKTLTHKFKNLQLDSPNQLIINRILLEAKRLLVYTDKPVKEIAYDLGYEDPAYFNRLFTSKTGSTPSNFKKNYIAGKKYNI, translated from the coding sequence ATGCTGAAACCTCTTATTTTTGAAGACCAGTATAAAAGACTCGGTATTGAAAATTTCTCGGAAAATAACCTGGAAATCTTTAGAGGAAATAAGTATCGTTATGATATTAAAGCCGTGTATATTCCGGCCGGCTTCGAGCTATCTGTAGATTTTAATCACTTTAAAGTTACTAAGCCAAGCATTTTTTTCCTAACCAATCAGCATGTGAAAATTACAAAAGCCAGGGGAAATGCAACACTGCTTTACTATAACCGTGATTTTTACTGCATTCAGATTCATGATAAAGAAGTAGCATGTGACGGACTTTTATTTCACAATGTTTTTGAGATTCCTTTTGTAGAGCTTGATGATGAAGAAAATATGACAATTCAGCAGCTTTTTCAGAACATACACTATGAGCTTGAATTGAAAGATTCTTCTGCGGAAGAAATGATCCGTACGTACGTGAAACAAATCATCATTCGCGCTACCAGGAACTGGAAGAAACAGAATCTTGATAATGAATCTCTGAAAATTCCCAATAATGAAGTGGATATTTTCCGGGATTTCAGCAGACATCTGGAAATTCATTTCAGAGAAAAGCACAATGTTTCCGAATATGCAGATCTCCTGCATATGGCTCCCAAAACATTAACCCATAAATTTAAAAACTTGCAGCTTGACTCTCCGAATCAGCTGATCATTAACAGAATACTTCTGGAAGCAAAAAGACTTCTTGTTTATACGGATAAACCGGTAAAGGAAATTGCTTATGATCTGGGATATGAAGACCCCGCTTATTTCAACCGGCTTTTCACCAGCAAAACGGGAAGTACGCCGTCAAATTTCAAGAAAAATTACATCGCGGGAAAAAAGTACAATATTTAG
- a CDS encoding pseudouridine synthase — protein sequence MLQILYRDEHLIAINKPSGLLVHKSFYSGEADTYAIQELKKQIGQKVYPVHRLDRKTSGVLLFTLDKEMLKTMSDVFAARAVEKKYIAILRGWAKEEETIDYDLINENEVKQNAVTRYRRLQTSEIDLPFLKHQTSRYCLVEATPETGRFHQLRKHFKHILHPILGCRKHGCNKQNKLWLQTFGINKMTLHAHQLIFNHPNSGEKIIINAAIDDEFKKVGDILNLDLSAYS from the coding sequence ATGCTACAAATTCTTTATCGCGACGAACATCTTATTGCGATCAATAAACCCAGCGGATTGCTGGTTCATAAATCTTTTTATTCCGGCGAGGCAGATACCTATGCCATTCAGGAACTGAAAAAGCAGATCGGGCAGAAAGTATATCCGGTACATCGGTTGGATCGGAAAACTTCGGGTGTTTTGTTATTTACTTTAGATAAGGAAATGCTGAAAACAATGAGTGATGTTTTTGCAGCAAGAGCAGTAGAGAAAAAATATATTGCTATTCTGCGTGGTTGGGCGAAAGAAGAAGAAACCATCGATTATGATCTGATTAATGAAAATGAAGTAAAGCAAAATGCAGTTACGCGCTACCGTCGTTTACAGACTTCGGAAATCGATCTGCCTTTTCTTAAACATCAGACTTCACGGTACTGTCTGGTTGAAGCGACTCCTGAAACAGGCAGGTTTCATCAGTTGAGGAAGCATTTTAAACATATTTTACATCCCATTTTAGGGTGTAGAAAACATGGCTGCAATAAACAGAATAAGTTGTGGCTTCAGACTTTTGGGATCAATAAAATGACACTTCATGCGCATCAGTTAATATTCAATCACCCAAATTCTGGCGAAAAAATTATAATTAATGCTGCGATAGATGATGAATTTAAAAAAGTAGGCGATATTCTGAATCTTGATTTGAGTGCCTATTCTTAA
- a CDS encoding DUF445 domain-containing protein — protein MNDEAKRKQLRKYKAFATGLFLLMAALFIGTTLLQKTVDSHWVGYVRAFSEAAMVGALADWFAVTALFRHPLGLPIPHTNLIENSKQKLGDNLGSFVVSNFLSPQNIRPYMMRLKISGYVGEWLGKEKNQDILIKNLSEIVLDILHKLDDTAVSQFISKKVQEMTDDIKLNKIVGNGISYIIEKNDHQRIVTNLSSQIKNYILDNDEMIKERVKKGSYTFIPAFVDNKIADKIATGLSDFFREIEEDLQHEIRGLITQKIQEFSVDLKEDPKWDEEFKNIKNDLLKGDKLNEYSNDIWLSIKNTLIYELQQEESSLKKYLSKNLTEFSENLKTDESLQNKIDNWIRVTAYKYILRNTHQFGSLISSTVGNWQGKELSEKLELEVGKDLQFIRVNGTLVGGLVGLIIYTIAHFFL, from the coding sequence ATGAATGATGAGGCCAAAAGAAAACAATTAAGAAAATATAAAGCATTTGCCACGGGATTATTCCTTTTAATGGCAGCTCTATTTATTGGGACTACTCTTCTCCAAAAAACCGTAGACTCTCACTGGGTAGGCTATGTACGGGCTTTTTCTGAAGCAGCCATGGTAGGTGCGCTCGCCGACTGGTTTGCCGTTACCGCACTTTTTCGTCATCCTTTGGGATTGCCTATACCGCATACCAACCTTATTGAAAATAGCAAACAGAAGCTGGGTGACAATCTCGGCAGTTTTGTGGTGAGCAATTTCCTTTCTCCTCAGAATATTCGGCCTTACATGATGAGACTGAAAATCTCAGGCTATGTGGGAGAATGGCTCGGAAAGGAGAAGAATCAGGATATTCTCATTAAAAATCTTTCGGAGATTGTTCTGGATATTTTGCATAAGCTTGATGATACGGCTGTGAGCCAGTTCATCAGTAAAAAAGTCCAGGAAATGACCGATGACATCAAGCTCAACAAAATTGTAGGAAACGGGATTAGTTATATTATTGAGAAAAATGACCATCAGAGAATAGTAACCAACCTTTCTTCACAGATTAAAAACTATATTCTTGATAATGATGAAATGATCAAAGAGCGTGTAAAAAAAGGAAGCTATACTTTCATTCCTGCTTTTGTAGATAATAAAATTGCTGATAAAATTGCCACGGGACTTTCGGATTTTTTCAGGGAAATTGAAGAAGATTTACAACATGAAATCAGAGGGCTAATTACGCAAAAAATTCAGGAATTCTCTGTTGATCTGAAAGAAGATCCGAAATGGGATGAAGAGTTTAAAAACATCAAAAATGATCTCCTGAAAGGCGACAAGCTGAATGAATACTCCAATGATATCTGGCTTTCCATCAAAAACACCTTAATATACGAACTTCAGCAAGAAGAATCTTCTTTAAAAAAATATCTTTCCAAAAACCTGACTGAGTTTTCTGAAAATTTAAAAACCGATGAAAGCCTTCAGAACAAGATTGATAACTGGATTCGGGTAACCGCTTATAAATATATTCTTAGAAATACGCATCAGTTTGGGAGCCTTATCAGCTCAACCGTCGGAAACTGGCAGGGAAAAGAACTCAGTGAAAAACTAGAGCTGGAAGTGGGGAAAGATCTTCAGTTCATCCGCGTCAACGGAACTTTAGTAGGCGGACTCGTAGGGCTGATTATTTACACGATTGCACATTTTTTTCTTTAA
- a CDS encoding cupin domain-containing protein: MNETPKFVPAIRLKNTPDGSCTFEMGKLPVLKTISTSSFRISNTVEEWEKSDHPAPRRQYVVTLKGKIRFKVSNGDTFLIEPGIILLAEDIEGKGHSWKFEEGEAWERLYIPIPDHGESFFIADYK, encoded by the coding sequence ATGAATGAAACACCGAAATTTGTTCCAGCAATACGATTAAAAAACACTCCTGATGGAAGCTGTACTTTTGAAATGGGAAAACTTCCTGTTTTGAAAACAATCAGTACCTCTTCTTTCCGCATCAGCAATACTGTTGAAGAGTGGGAAAAATCTGATCATCCTGCACCCAGAAGACAATATGTGGTTACGTTAAAAGGAAAAATCAGGTTTAAAGTGAGTAATGGAGATACATTCCTTATTGAGCCAGGAATCATTCTTTTAGCAGAAGATATAGAAGGAAAAGGACACAGCTGGAAATTTGAAGAAGGTGAAGCATGGGAACGGCTTTATATTCCGATTCCTGATCATGGTGAAAGTTTTTTTATCGCTGATTATAAGTAA
- a CDS encoding TetR/AcrR family transcriptional regulator: MSKAEKTRQFIIEKTASLFNTKGYTATSLSDITEATGLTKGSIYGNFENKDQVALEVYKYNAQLLKQSMSRSFSEEFPTTIDKLHAFVAFYRKNWQLVFLNGGCPLMNAATEADDTSPLLKRQVTISFQEWISKISQVIVQGQKNRELSANADAEEYASLFIMLIEGGILLSKTTGEEKFLNQALDRVLNIISKELNIHPS, from the coding sequence ATGTCTAAAGCTGAGAAAACAAGGCAGTTTATCATTGAAAAAACAGCATCTCTTTTTAATACAAAGGGATATACTGCCACATCGCTGTCAGACATTACAGAAGCCACCGGATTGACGAAAGGAAGCATCTACGGAAATTTTGAAAACAAAGATCAGGTCGCGCTGGAAGTTTACAAATACAACGCCCAACTTTTAAAGCAAAGCATGTCCCGTTCTTTCAGTGAGGAATTTCCCACGACTATTGACAAACTGCATGCTTTTGTTGCATTTTACAGAAAAAACTGGCAGTTGGTTTTTTTAAACGGAGGCTGCCCGTTGATGAATGCCGCCACCGAAGCGGATGACACTTCTCCTTTACTTAAAAGGCAGGTTACCATCTCTTTCCAGGAATGGATTTCTAAAATTTCACAAGTAATTGTACAAGGTCAGAAAAACAGAGAGTTGTCAGCCAATGCTGATGCCGAAGAATATGCATCCCTTTTTATCATGCTGATTGAAGGCGGAATTTTATTATCCAAAACAACAGGCGAAGAAAAATTTTTAAACCAGGCTTTAGACAGAGTATTGAATATCATTAGTAAAGAACTGAATATACATCCATCATAA
- the msrB gene encoding peptide-methionine (R)-S-oxide reductase MsrB produces the protein MQNEAKNNPYYSRTDRTTVNISNEEWKKILSPELYAVAREAATERAFTGKYNEFDELGEYFCAVCGNHLFRSTEKFSSSCGWPSFFEADKEGVYYKRDLTYGMDRVEVLCKRCDSHLGHVFDDGPKPTGLRYCMNSVSLEFVPDEQI, from the coding sequence ATGCAAAACGAAGCAAAAAACAATCCATACTACTCACGAACAGACAGAACAACGGTGAATATTTCCAACGAAGAATGGAAAAAAATACTTTCACCGGAACTATATGCCGTAGCAAGAGAGGCAGCAACCGAAAGAGCTTTTACGGGAAAATACAATGAGTTTGATGAGTTGGGAGAATATTTCTGTGCAGTTTGCGGAAATCATCTTTTCAGGTCCACAGAAAAATTTTCCAGCAGCTGCGGTTGGCCGAGCTTTTTTGAAGCAGATAAAGAAGGCGTTTATTATAAAAGGGATTTAACCTATGGAATGGACAGAGTAGAGGTGCTTTGTAAAAGGTGTGATTCTCATCTCGGGCATGTTTTTGATGATGGCCCCAAACCTACCGGATTAAGGTATTGCATGAATTCCGTTAGTCTTGAATTTGTTCCGGACGAGCAGATATAA
- a CDS encoding murein L,D-transpeptidase catalytic domain family protein, with the protein MKGFYSVLSIVYMVTTSFYLSPEKKGTKNEISTKKIERVADKKSDKTIEKTVSSSKELYKSIAFEPGHELNEEVFFKALTGFENLKKAGLLNQDSHLLTVCDFSMSSNTKRLWVIDMNEGKVLFNSLVAHGKNTGEEFATNFSNTESSLQSSLGFYITDATYNGDNGFSLRLLGMDKGFNDAAYRRAIVMHGADYVSNEFAAMHKRIGRSWGCPAVPRDLTQPIINTIKGRNLLFIYYPDQNYLSKSEWLKSAI; encoded by the coding sequence ATGAAAGGATTTTATAGCGTATTAAGTATTGTTTACATGGTAACTACTTCATTCTACCTGTCACCGGAAAAAAAAGGGACAAAGAATGAAATCAGTACAAAAAAGATTGAAAGAGTAGCCGACAAAAAATCGGATAAAACCATCGAGAAAACAGTATCATCCTCAAAAGAGTTATACAAGTCTATCGCATTTGAACCAGGACATGAACTTAACGAAGAAGTTTTCTTCAAAGCCTTAACAGGGTTTGAGAATTTGAAGAAAGCTGGTTTGCTTAATCAGGATTCGCATTTACTTACCGTATGCGATTTTTCCATGTCATCAAATACGAAAAGACTTTGGGTAATTGATATGAATGAGGGAAAAGTACTGTTCAACTCGCTGGTAGCACACGGTAAAAATACCGGAGAAGAGTTTGCCACTAATTTTTCAAATACCGAAAGCTCGCTTCAAAGCAGTTTAGGTTTTTATATTACAGATGCAACGTATAATGGGGACAACGGATTTTCCCTGAGATTGCTGGGAATGGATAAAGGCTTTAATGATGCAGCTTACAGAAGAGCCATCGTAATGCACGGTGCAGATTATGTAAGCAACGAATTTGCAGCAATGCATAAAAGAATTGGAAGAAGCTGGGGTTGCCCGGCTGTACCGAGAGATCTTACACAGCCGATCATCAATACGATCAAAGGAAGAAACCTTCTTTTCATCTATTATCCGGACCAAAATTATCTTTCCAAATCGGAATGGCTGAAATCAGCAATATAA
- a CDS encoding PaaI family thioesterase codes for MMDRLEQLKQFIGKEFTQSPSPFMRWLNPIILSAEEGQLEFQYIIRQEWLNPVGNLHGGITAAIIDDIIGATMYSLNEGSFMTTINNVIDYFSAAKENDIIVAETKIIKRGKQFVNAQCEIWNADKTRLIARGTSNLFKINN; via the coding sequence ATGATGGACAGACTTGAACAGTTAAAACAATTTATCGGAAAAGAATTTACCCAATCGCCGTCGCCTTTTATGAGATGGCTGAATCCGATTATCCTTTCCGCAGAAGAAGGACAGCTGGAATTCCAATACATCATAAGACAAGAATGGCTGAATCCTGTGGGAAATCTCCATGGAGGAATTACTGCCGCGATTATTGATGACATCATTGGTGCAACCATGTATTCATTAAATGAAGGTTCTTTCATGACGACCATCAATAATGTCATTGATTATTTTTCCGCTGCCAAAGAAAATGATATTATTGTCGCGGAAACAAAAATTATTAAAAGAGGAAAGCAATTTGTAAATGCCCAGTGTGAAATCTGGAACGCAGACAAAACACGCCTTATTGCAAGAGGAACCTCCAATTTATTCAAAATCAATAATTAA
- a CDS encoding alpha/beta hydrolase, with protein MKKGGFIILTFVLIIQSFRAQNIPEGKVVTTYITAKTLQNKAGENSKRRVSVYLPPDYEKSSQRYPVIYFLHGFFWSDSLLVNSDRINHIIDRAINSKKIKPFIMVMPDESTVFKGSFYANSKSSGKWSDFTSVELVNFIDKNYRTIANKDSRGIAGHSMGGNGALRNAILHPEVFSSVYALSPGILDAQYFALSEIDLYKNIRQINEVKDLSKPENARANIIFAIARAYNGNENKPPFFADLPFSFDGDRLKINPSVVEGLKKNSTSELPFSYYENLKKLKAIKFDWGRNDELKHIPPSCMNFSKTLEMLKIKHEAEEYIGTHGSEVSKENGRIENHLLPFFNANLKFEK; from the coding sequence ATGAAAAAAGGAGGATTTATTATTTTAACTTTTGTCTTAATAATCCAAAGTTTCCGGGCGCAGAACATTCCGGAAGGAAAGGTTGTTACGACATATATTACGGCCAAAACCTTACAGAATAAAGCCGGAGAAAATTCGAAACGCAGAGTTTCCGTTTATCTTCCGCCGGATTATGAAAAATCTTCCCAACGGTATCCTGTTATTTATTTTTTACATGGCTTTTTCTGGAGTGACAGCCTGTTGGTCAACAGTGACAGGATTAATCATATTATTGACCGGGCCATTAATTCAAAAAAAATTAAGCCCTTCATTATGGTGATGCCGGATGAAAGCACAGTTTTTAAAGGGAGTTTTTATGCCAATTCAAAATCTTCGGGAAAATGGTCAGATTTCACTTCGGTTGAGCTGGTGAATTTTATTGATAAAAACTACAGAACCATCGCAAATAAAGACAGCCGTGGCATTGCAGGTCATTCCATGGGAGGGAATGGTGCTTTACGAAATGCTATTCTTCATCCTGAGGTTTTTTCTTCGGTTTATGCGCTTTCTCCCGGAATTTTAGATGCACAATATTTTGCGCTTTCTGAGATCGATTTATACAAAAATATAAGGCAGATAAATGAAGTTAAAGATTTATCAAAACCTGAAAATGCAAGAGCAAACATTATTTTTGCCATTGCGAGAGCATACAACGGAAATGAAAATAAGCCTCCTTTTTTCGCAGATCTACCGTTTTCGTTTGATGGTGATAGGTTAAAAATAAACCCTTCTGTTGTTGAAGGACTAAAGAAAAACTCAACTTCAGAATTGCCTTTTTCATATTACGAAAATCTTAAAAAATTAAAGGCTATAAAATTTGACTGGGGAAGAAATGATGAATTGAAGCACATTCCGCCAAGCTGCATGAATTTTAGCAAAACATTAGAAATGCTGAAAATAAAACATGAAGCTGAAGAATATATCGGAACGCATGGAAGTGAGGTCAGCAAAGAAAACGGAAGAATAGAAAATCACTTACTGCCATTTTTCAACGCAAATTTAAAGTTTGAGAAATAA